The Lycium barbarum isolate Lr01 chromosome 10, ASM1917538v2, whole genome shotgun sequence genome includes a region encoding these proteins:
- the LOC132615141 gene encoding malate dehydrogenase [NADP], chloroplastic-like has product MAVAEFIPSSSASLTRRSSFYSSQLSYASTQISHQRRLSSRPLPRTHYSQICCSVSSKEAQAPTVVQTDEPKKKAECYGVFCLTYDLKAEEETRSWKKIINVVVSGAAGMIANHLLFKLASGEVFGTDQPIALRLLGSDRSFQALEGVAMELEDSLYPLLREVNIGTDPYEVFQDAEWALLIGAKPRGPGMERSALLDINGQIFAEQGKALNAVASRNVKVMVVGNPCNTNALICLKNAPNIPAKNFHALTRLDENRAKCQLALKAGVFYDKVSNVTIWGNHSTTQVPDFLNAKINGLPVKEVIKDTKWLEEEFTEIVQKRGGALIQKWGRSSAASTAVSIVDAIRSLVTPTPEGDWFSTGVYTSGNPYGIAEDIVFSMPCRSKGDGDYELVKEVIFDDYLRSRIKKSEDELLAEKRCVAHLTGEGIAVCDLPGDTMLPGEM; this is encoded by the exons ATGGCAGTAGCAGAGTTTATTCCTTCTTCTTCTGCTTCATTGACTAGAAGGAGCAGTTTTTATTCATCACAACTTTCTTATGCCTCAACTCAAATTTCCCATCAACGCCGCTTAAGCTCTAGGCCTTTACCAAGAACCCATTATTCTCAAATATGTTGCTCTGTTTCATCCAA AGAAGCTCAAGCACCAACAGTAGTACAGACTGATGAGCCAAAGAAGAAAGCAGAGTGCTATGGAGTTTTCTGTCTCACTTATGATCTCAAGGCT GAAGAAGAGACGCGTTCGTGGAAGAAAATCATAAATGTTGTTGTCTCAGGTGCTGCTGGGATGATTGCTAATCATCTTCTTTTTAAA CTTGCATCTGGTGAGGTTTTTGGGACAGATCAACCCATTGCACTAAGGTTGTTGGGGTCTGACCGCTCATTTCAAGCACTCGAAG GAGTTGCTATGGAACTAGAAGACTCTTTGTATCCTTTGCTTAGGGAGGTGAATATAGGCACAGATCCCTATGAGGTGTTCCAGGATGCAGAATGGGCACTTCTCATTGGTGCAAAGCCTCGAGGGCCCGGTATGGAGCGATCTGCCTTATTGGACATAAATGGTCAAATCTTCGCTGAACAG GGTAAAGCTCTCAATGCTGTTGCATCTCGTAATGTCAAAGTGATGGTGGTGGGGAACCCTTGTAATACCAA TGCATTGATTTGTTTGAAAAATGCTCCAAACATACCAGCAAAGAACTTTCATGCGCTGACTAGGTTAGATGAAAATAGAGCAAAATGCCAG CTAGCTCTAAAAGCTGGAGTCTTTTATGACAAAGTATCTAATGTCACCATCTGGGGCAACCACTCAACTACACAG GTTCCAGACTTTTTAAATGCTAAAATTAATGGATTGCCAGTCAAAGAGGTGATCAAAGACACTAAATGGTTAGAGGAAGAGTTTACTGAGATAGTCCAAAAG AGAGGTGGTGCACTTATTCAGAAATGGGGACGATCTTCAGCTGCATCAACTGCTGTGTCAATAGTTGATGCAATAAGGTCTCTAGTTACTCCTACACCTGAAGGAGACTGGTTTTCTACTGGA GTGTATACAAGTGGAAATCCTTATGGGATAGCAGAGGATATAGTTTTCAGCATGCCTTGTAGATCAAAG GGAGATGGTGACTATGAACTGGTCAAAGAAGTAATATTTGACGACTACCTTCGAAGCCGTATAAAGAAG TCAGAAGATGAGTTGCTCGCGGAGAAAAGATGTGTAGCCCACCTTACAGGAGAG GGTATTGCTGTCTGTGATCTGCCAGGGGATACAATGCTTCCTGGAGAAATGTGA
- the LOC132612692 gene encoding F-box/LRR-repeat protein At2g42720-like, with the protein MAEDSYEDAIARLKRTKKVLTTPNRTGSGLEFQTGKPEPVKRFLLEPVNTFTPTGQDRISNLPVEIIRQIQSQLPSKDAARTSVLSHLWLNIWVSRPVIYLHDWHFGAPKKEKRHVFLTYLEKFLDNRHKSEYYGSAVDKLFLRMTVWNSSAESLVEKWIRFALKNKVKTLCLYLTYLEQFNLPSIVSIAATLVELTIYGCDISNCSFKLPNLRSLNLSCGCVEDDDFKNLLAGCPRIQELRISGSKKLHNIVVSNPTLKIFGAYPCGGKILIESTNLESLLFGFFGKVMPEVEITSTATVRNLTLQWVNDKERALMHFINTFPQLEKLAIQRGCSNLQVSHQHLTSFVLEFCHYQVEEVIMDAPKLKYLEVCSGALTLFPGIEASRELEFVKFILKPKRLDDHWYIWLRSILESFAHTKRLSLICRSEQDIIFPDKLTERLLPTINDLKNLELQIDSSTATSQQILDGFVWMLPGLKRLSLTLGSISKLIEFPQ; encoded by the exons ATGGCAGAGGATTCATATGAAGATGCCATTGCAAGATTGAAAAG aacaaaaaaggttttaaccactccaaaccggaccggttccggtttggagtttcaaaccggtaaaccggaaccggttaagcgGTTCCTGTTGGAACCGGTTAACACCTTTACTCCTACAGGACAAGATAGAATTTCCAATTTGCCAGTCGAAATTATCCGTCAGATTCAAAGCCAACTTCCAAGTAAAGATGCAGCCAGAACTTCTGTTTTATCCCACTTATGGCTAAACATTTGGGTTAGTCGCCCTGTAATTTATTTGCACGACTGGCATTTCGGGGCCCCCAAAAAAGAGAAAAGACATGTCTTCTTAACTTACTTGGAAAAATTCTTGGACAACCGTCACAAGTCTGAATACTACGGTTCTGCAGTTGACAAACTCTTTCTCAGAATGACAGTTTGGAATTCTTCTGCTGAATCCCTGGTTGAAAAATGGATTCGTTTTGCCTTGAAAAATAAGGTTAAAACGTTATGTCTATATTTAACTTATCTTGAGCAATTCAACTTGCCTAGTATTGTATCTATAGCTGCTACATTGGTTGAGTTAACCATTTATGGTTGTGATATTTCAAATTGTTCTTTTAAGCTTCCTAATCTAAGGTCACTCAATCTATCTTGTGGCTGTGTTGAGGATGATGATTTCAAGAATCTCCTTGCTGGGTGCCCTAGAATCCAAGAGTTACGCATTTCGGGTTCTAAAAAGTTGCATAATATTGTAGTTTCAAATCCTACCCTGAAAATTTTTGGAGCGTATCCTTGTGGTGGTAAAATATTGATAGAGTCCACAAATCTTGAATCGCTTTTATTTGGTTTCTTCGGCAAGGTCATGCCCGAAGTAGAGATTACTTCTACCGCAACAGTCAGGAATTTGACATTGCAGTGGGTTAATGATAAAGAGAGGGCATTGATGCATTTTATAAATACATTCCCTCAACTCGAGAAACTCGCGATACAAAGAGGCTGCAGTAATTTGCAAGTTTCTCATCAGCATCTGACAAGCTTTGTGCTGGAGTTTTGCCATTATCAAGTAGAGGAGGTAATAATGGATGCTCCTAAGTTAAAATACTTGGAGGTCTGCAGTGGTGCCCTTACGTTGTTTCCTGGAATTGAAGCTTCACGGGAGTTGGAATTTGTTAAATTCATTTTAAAACCCAAAAGGCTCGATGATCACTGGTACATTTGGTTAAGAAGTATTTTGGAGTCGTTTGCCCATACCAAGCGTTTGAGTTTGATTTGCCGTTCTGAACAG GATATCATCTTTCCTGATAAGCTAACAGAGAGATTACTTCCAACAATCAATGATCTCAAGAATCTGGAATTACAAATTGATTCATCTACTGCCACTTCTCAACAAATTTTGGATGGCTTTGTTTGGATGCTTCCAGGTTTGAAGAGGTTGTCCTTGACTTTGGGTTCCATCTCGAAACTTATTGAG TTTCCGCAATGA